The nucleotide sequence AGTTGAACGGGTTGTCCGCCGATGGAGCGCCGGCGCACCAGGGGCCTTCGCGTTCCGAGATCGATCAGGACGCAGTCTCGGCCACCGACGGAGCGAAGACCGGAGATCCTCCCCTGCTGGTGGGCGGGCTCTTCGGTCGCGCCCTCGGCCGGATGCGTGACCGAGTTCCAGCGATCTCCGAGACGCACGCGGTGAGCCGGTAGCGGTGAACTGAGCAACTGGGTGAGGTCGCCGACATCGGCTCCCGAAATAGAAGGAGGGAGCCCGCCGACCGTGACCACGCGGATCAAGGATCCGTCGGGACCGACGACGACCTCTGCCCGCTGCTCGGGCGGAGGAGCTACCGGTGTCCCGGCGCGCGCCAGGCGCAGGGGCGTCAGCGTCAGGCGCACAGTTGCTTCGTCGCCGTTGACCGCGGTGACTTCGATGGTAGACGTGGCGGTCAATTCGGTGGTCTCACTTTGCCGAGTTCCGGGGAGATCGACGACCGTATGCGCGCGCGCCGTCAGGCGGTAAGTGCGTACGTCGCCGACGGCGAAAACAGGGGAGAGCCGAAGCGGAGGCGTGGCGCACCCGGCAAGGGTCGCCGCGAGGGCGGACATAGCGACGAGCCGGCGCACGCAGGCCAGTGTATCGATCGGCGCGGCTGATAGTGTTAGCGACCGATGCGCATTGCGATGATTTCTCCACCGTGGATTTCGGTTCCGCCTCGTGGGTACGGCGGCATCGAATGGGTTGTGTCCCTGCTGACCGAGGAGTTGGTTTCTCGCGGACACGACGTGACGCTGTTCGCCACCGGCGACTCGGTGACGTCGGCCGAACTTCGCTACGTCTTCGACGAAGGACCGACGGCGCTGATGCACCAAGCTCTTCCGTATTCACAGCACCTCGGGCCGGCGTTTGCGCACATAGCTGGCGAGGCGCGCGCCGGCCGACGCTACGACGTCGTGCACGACCACACGGCATGGATCGCGCTGGAGTTCGCGCCGCTGCTGCCGACGCCGCTGGTGCATACGCTGCATGGCTGCGCTCTCGATAGCGAGCGTGAGTTCTTCCGGGCATGCCGCGACAACGCGACGTTCGTAAGCATCAGTGAGTACCAGACGCGGACGTTCACCGAGATCTCGATCAGCGCGATCGTGCACAACGCGGTGGATCTGGATGCCTACCCGTTCCGCGAGCGCAAGGAAGACTACGTGCTCTCGCTCGGAAGAATCACCAAGGACAAGGGGCAGCACCTGGCGATCCAGGCGGCTTTGGCGGCCGACGTCCCGATCGTGCTCGCCGGCAAGGTCGATCCCGGCGAGGACACCGAGTACTTCGACAAGACGGTGTCGCCGTACGTCGACGGCACCAGGGTTCGCTTCGAGGGCGAGGTGACTGAGGAGCGAAAGCACGAGTTGTTTGCCGGCGCGCGCGCGCTGCTGTTTCCGATCCAGTGGGACGAGCCGTTCGGCAACGTCATGATCGAAGCGATGGTCTGCGGCACGCCGGTGATCGCGACACCGCGAGGGGCGGTCCCCGAGGTCGTTCGCGATGGAGAGACCGGCTTCTTCGTCAACGACCTCGAGACCCTAACGGCGGCGATCGGGCGTATCGACGAGATCTCTGCGAAGGCGTGCCGCGCACACGTCGAGAAGAATTTCTCACCGCAAGTCATGGCCGATAAGTACGAGCGGGTGTTCGAGCGGGTTGCAGATGGCGGATGAGCGCCGTCGGGCGCTCGCCGGAGTGCTCGCGCCGTTGGCGGAGAATCCCTCGCGAGTTGGTGTGTTCTGCGATTTCGACGGATCGCTGGCGCCGATTG is from Actinomycetota bacterium and encodes:
- a CDS encoding glycosyltransferase family 4 protein, which translates into the protein MISPPWISVPPRGYGGIEWVVSLLTEELVSRGHDVTLFATGDSVTSAELRYVFDEGPTALMHQALPYSQHLGPAFAHIAGEARAGRRYDVVHDHTAWIALEFAPLLPTPLVHTLHGCALDSEREFFRACRDNATFVSISEYQTRTFTEISISAIVHNAVDLDAYPFRERKEDYVLSLGRITKDKGQHLAIQAALAADVPIVLAGKVDPGEDTEYFDKTVSPYVDGTRVRFEGEVTEERKHELFAGARALLFPIQWDEPFGNVMIEAMVCGTPVIATPRGAVPEVVRDGETGFFVNDLETLTAAIGRIDEISAKACRAHVEKNFSPQVMADKYERVFERVADGG